From one Pseudanabaena sp. FACHB-2040 genomic stretch:
- the modB gene encoding molybdate ABC transporter permease subunit, translated as MPWLLPNLSPLWISLKVAAIATLITFFLGIAAAYWMLGYRGRGKSLIEGIFIAPLILPPTVVGFLLLLLFGRYGPLGRLTTAFNFSLVFTWYGAVIAATVVAFPLMYRTALGAFEQIDPTLPQVASTLGAAPGRVFWQVILPLSGPGILAGLTLSFARALGEFGATLMLAGNIPGQTQTMPMAIFFAVEAGAMNEAWVWVTIILLVSLSGIVAVNFWQRQQLQSRRSAASPSDLTANLSPILEPVPGYGASFLGNSQLWVDIEKDLSSFRLQVNCKVRQETLGILGASGSGKSMTLRCIAGVETPDQGQIVLNDRVLFDSKQGINLPSHQRRVGLVFQNYALFPHLTVAQNIAFGLQHLPKRERLQRVSQQLSEMHLEGLGTRYPHQLSGGQQQRVALARALTAEPEALLLDEPLAALDTYLRSQVERQLVETLSRYSGVTLFVTHNLEEVFRVCQRLMVMAAGGAIALGDKHALFDQPERVAVAQLTGCKNFSRAQIQGQAEIEAVDWRCALKVAHAIPNNLLQVGMRAHQIRFVSDPSLDNTFPCWPVSTSETPHRVTLYLRLHEPPADPGQYDLQAEIFKEVWVNQQAQPLPWYVQLAPDRLLLLE; from the coding sequence ATGCCCTGGCTACTTCCCAATCTATCCCCCCTTTGGATTTCCTTGAAGGTGGCTGCGATCGCAACCCTGATCACCTTCTTTCTGGGCATCGCCGCCGCCTATTGGATGCTGGGCTATCGCGGCAGGGGCAAGTCCTTGATCGAAGGCATTTTTATTGCGCCGCTGATTTTGCCGCCGACGGTGGTAGGTTTTTTGCTGCTGCTGCTGTTTGGTCGCTATGGTCCCTTAGGCAGGCTAACCACTGCCTTTAATTTCTCACTGGTCTTTACCTGGTACGGGGCCGTAATTGCCGCTACGGTGGTGGCCTTTCCGCTGATGTACCGGACAGCGCTAGGGGCTTTTGAGCAAATTGATCCGACCCTGCCGCAGGTGGCGAGTACCTTAGGGGCGGCTCCGGGGCGAGTGTTCTGGCAGGTGATCTTGCCGCTATCGGGGCCGGGTATTCTAGCGGGGTTGACCCTATCCTTTGCGCGGGCTTTGGGGGAGTTTGGCGCGACCCTAATGCTGGCAGGCAACATTCCCGGTCAGACCCAAACCATGCCGATGGCGATTTTCTTTGCGGTCGAAGCCGGGGCCATGAACGAAGCCTGGGTATGGGTCACAATTATTCTGCTTGTCTCTTTGAGCGGCATTGTGGCCGTCAACTTTTGGCAGCGGCAGCAGCTTCAGTCTCGCCGTTCCGCTGCCAGCCCCAGCGATTTGACGGCTAATCTATCGCCCATCTTGGAGCCTGTGCCCGGTTATGGGGCAAGCTTCCTCGGCAACTCTCAGCTGTGGGTAGATATTGAGAAAGATTTATCCAGTTTTCGCCTGCAGGTCAACTGCAAAGTGCGCCAGGAAACTCTCGGGATTTTAGGGGCTTCGGGGTCGGGCAAAAGCATGACCCTGCGCTGCATTGCTGGGGTAGAAACACCAGATCAGGGGCAGATTGTGTTGAATGACCGGGTGCTGTTTGACTCAAAGCAGGGCATCAATCTGCCCAGCCACCAGCGGCGGGTGGGGCTAGTCTTCCAAAACTATGCGCTGTTTCCTCACCTGACAGTCGCTCAAAATATTGCCTTCGGGCTCCAGCACTTGCCCAAAAGAGAACGACTCCAGCGGGTGAGCCAACAGCTCAGCGAAATGCATTTAGAAGGTTTGGGAACACGCTACCCGCACCAGCTCTCAGGCGGACAGCAGCAGCGGGTAGCCCTGGCGAGAGCCTTAACAGCCGAACCAGAGGCCCTATTACTAGATGAACCACTGGCGGCACTCGATACCTACCTACGCAGCCAAGTCGAGCGGCAGCTAGTCGAAACGCTGTCCCGCTATTCCGGAGTGACGCTGTTTGTCACCCACAACCTAGAAGAAGTGTTTCGGGTGTGCCAGCGGCTGATGGTCATGGCGGCGGGCGGTGCGATCGCACTCGGCGACAAACACGCTCTCTTTGACCAGCCGGAACGGGTAGCAGTAGCCCAACTCACAGGCTGCAAAAACTTCTCCCGCGCTCAAATTCAGGGGCAGGCCGAAATCGAGGCAGTAGACTGGCGCTGCGCTCTCAAAGTAGCCCATGCTATCCCTAATAACCTGCTTCAAGTGGGCATGAGAGCGCACCAAATCCGCTTTGTCAGCGACCCCTCTCTTGACAACACCTTCCCCTGCTGGCCCGTCTCCACCAGCGAAACGCCTCACCGCGTCACCCTCTATCTGCGGCTGCATGAACCGCCAGCAGACCCAGGCCAGTACGACTTGCAGGCAGAAATCTTTAAGGAGGTGTGGGTCAACCAACAGGCCCAACCCTTGCCTTGGTACGTGCAGCTGGCCCCAGACCGACTGCTGCTGCTGGAATGA
- a CDS encoding nucleoside deaminase, with amino-acid sequence MSDKQFMENAIALSFQAMRENRGGPYGAVVVKDGQIIGRGMNEVTSLNDPTAHAEMTAIREACQALGSWQLNGCELYTSCEPCPMCLAAAYWSQLERIYYGNSREAAARFGFSSQNIYDEVAKSQEDRRLPMVPLMQPEALEAFEEWANKADRKGY; translated from the coding sequence ATGAGCGACAAGCAGTTTATGGAGAATGCGATCGCACTCTCCTTTCAAGCCATGCGCGAAAATCGGGGCGGCCCCTATGGCGCAGTAGTGGTTAAAGATGGGCAGATCATTGGTCGAGGCATGAACGAAGTTACTTCTCTCAACGATCCCACCGCCCACGCGGAGATGACCGCTATTCGAGAAGCCTGTCAGGCTCTTGGTTCCTGGCAGCTAAACGGCTGCGAGCTGTACACCAGCTGCGAACCCTGTCCTATGTGTCTGGCGGCGGCCTACTGGTCTCAGTTAGAGCGAATCTATTACGGTAACAGCCGAGAAGCTGCGGCCCGCTTTGGCTTCAGCAGTCAAAATATCTATGACGAAGTTGCCAAATCCCAAGAAGACCGCAGGCTGCCGATGGTGCCTCTGATGCAGCCCGAAGCTTTGGAAGCGTTTGAGGAGTGGGCGAATAAGGCGGATAGGAAGGGGTATTAG
- the moeB gene encoding molybdopterin-synthase adenylyltransferase MoeB — translation MLNPNLDTIQLTKEEYERYSRHLILPEVGLDGQKKLKAASVLCVGTGGLGSPLLLYLAAAGIGRIGIVDFDIVDQSNLQRQVIHGTSWVGKPKIESAKNRILEINPNCQVDLYETRLSAENAMDIFRPYDIVVDGTDNFPTRYLVNDACVLLDKPNVYGSIFRFEGQATVFNYEGGPNYRDLYPEPPPPGLVPSCAEGGVLGILPGIIGVIQATETVKIILGQGNTLSGRLLLYNALDMTFRELKLRPNPVRPVIEQLIDYEEFCGIPQARLEEQQQQAELSEMTVTELKQVLDSGADDILLIDVRNPNEYEIAQIPGAVLIPLPEIESGSGVEKVKELLNGHKLIAHCKMGGRSAKALGILKQAGITGTNVKGGITAWSREVDPSVPEY, via the coding sequence ATGCTCAATCCCAACCTTGATACCATTCAACTGACCAAAGAGGAGTACGAACGCTACTCCCGGCACCTGATCCTGCCGGAGGTTGGTCTGGATGGGCAGAAGAAGCTCAAAGCTGCCAGCGTCCTCTGTGTCGGCACAGGCGGCCTAGGCTCTCCCTTGCTGCTCTACTTAGCCGCTGCTGGCATCGGCCGCATCGGCATTGTGGACTTTGACATTGTGGATCAGTCCAACCTGCAGCGCCAGGTGATCCACGGCACGTCTTGGGTCGGCAAGCCTAAAATCGAGTCGGCCAAAAACCGCATTCTAGAGATCAACCCCAACTGTCAGGTCGATCTTTACGAAACCCGGCTCAGCGCTGAGAATGCCATGGACATTTTCCGGCCCTACGACATCGTGGTGGATGGCACTGATAATTTCCCAACTCGCTATCTGGTCAACGATGCCTGTGTGCTGCTAGACAAGCCCAACGTCTACGGCTCGATCTTCCGATTTGAAGGGCAGGCCACTGTCTTCAACTATGAAGGCGGCCCCAACTACCGCGACCTCTACCCCGAACCCCCACCCCCAGGACTGGTGCCTTCCTGCGCTGAGGGTGGCGTACTGGGAATTCTGCCAGGAATTATTGGCGTTATTCAGGCCACAGAGACCGTCAAGATTATTTTGGGACAGGGCAATACTCTGAGTGGCCGCCTGCTGCTCTACAACGCTCTTGATATGACCTTCCGCGAGCTAAAGCTGCGGCCTAACCCAGTGCGCCCGGTGATCGAGCAGCTAATCGACTACGAAGAGTTCTGCGGCATTCCCCAGGCTCGTCTAGAAGAACAGCAGCAGCAGGCCGAGCTATCTGAAATGACGGTCACCGAACTCAAGCAGGTGCTTGATAGCGGGGCCGATGACATTCTCCTGATCGACGTTCGTAATCCCAACGAATACGAAATTGCTCAGATTCCAGGGGCGGTGCTGATCCCCCTGCCTGAGATTGAGAGCGGCAGCGGCGTTGAGAAGGTAAAGGAGCTGCTCAATGGCCATAAGCTGATTGCTCACTGCAAGATGGGCGGTCGCTCGGCCAAGGCACTCGGCATTCTCAAGCAGGCTGGCATTACGGGTACCAACGTCAAAGGCGGCATCACCGCTTGGAGTCGGGAAGTCGATCCGTCTGTGCCGGAGTACTAA
- a CDS encoding Mov34/MPN/PAD-1 family protein yields MVLILDPENLQGIRAHAEQTYPEECCGLLVGQWLRQPDGDDTRQVMDCVAADNDWNEAAAAEVGALRQQPETEAAAAKTSRYWIDPKVLLRVQREARDRNLDIVGVYHSHPDHVAVPSECDRTLAWPGYSYIIVAVTQGKATDLRSWHLDEQHQFQPEVMRMGA; encoded by the coding sequence GTGGTACTCATTCTCGACCCAGAAAACCTGCAAGGAATACGCGCCCACGCTGAGCAAACCTACCCTGAGGAGTGCTGTGGTCTGCTGGTAGGACAGTGGTTGCGCCAGCCCGATGGCGACGATACGCGCCAGGTAATGGACTGCGTTGCGGCAGACAATGACTGGAATGAGGCCGCTGCCGCTGAAGTGGGTGCCCTGCGACAGCAGCCTGAAACGGAGGCCGCAGCCGCCAAAACGAGTCGCTACTGGATTGATCCCAAAGTGCTGCTACGGGTGCAGCGAGAGGCGCGCGATCGCAACCTCGATATTGTCGGCGTCTATCACTCTCATCCGGATCATGTAGCGGTGCCTTCGGAGTGCGATCGCACCCTAGCTTGGCCTGGATACTCCTACATCATTGTTGCCGTCACCCAGGGTAAAGCTACAGATTTACGCAGCTGGCACTTAGACGAGCAGCACCAGTTTCAGCCTGAGGTCATGCGAATGGGGGCCTAG
- the murF gene encoding UDP-N-acetylmuramoyl-tripeptide--D-alanyl-D-alanine ligase has translation MTLKATLGQLAEVLAAERRNIQQNYLELPVKNVTTDTRSLTPGDLFLALQGSTFDGHQFVADAIAKGAIAAIVQQDMPGADLPLLRVPNTLVAYQCLARWWRQQLSASIIAITGSVGKTTTKELIAAALATQGPVLKTQANYNNEIGVPKTLLQLDQEHAFGVVEMGMRGPGEIALLTQIAQPDVAVITNVGTAHIGRLGSEQAIADAKCELLAELPAGGIAVLNHDNARLMATAKRAWSGRQIIFGLEGGDVRGHLVDAETLDVEGVRLPLPLPGQHNALNYLAAIAVMQALHLDWTKLAYGLTVELPSGRAKRLALAPDIMILDETYNAGLESMLAAVQLLAATPGTRRIAVLGTMKELGDRSVEFHHQVGQQVGQLGLDHLCVLADPAEAAALAAGAVPVPTQIFETLDNLIEHLKGLVQPGDRLLFKASRAVALDRAVDALVQSLSPTL, from the coding sequence ATGACGCTTAAGGCGACTTTGGGACAGCTGGCAGAGGTTTTGGCAGCAGAAAGGCGAAATATTCAGCAGAATTACTTAGAGCTTCCGGTGAAAAATGTAACTACTGATACTCGCTCACTCACGCCTGGTGATTTGTTTCTGGCTCTTCAGGGCAGCACCTTTGACGGGCACCAGTTTGTGGCTGATGCGATCGCAAAAGGGGCCATTGCTGCCATAGTTCAGCAGGATATGCCAGGAGCCGACTTACCGCTACTTAGAGTACCCAATACCTTAGTGGCCTACCAGTGCTTGGCGCGCTGGTGGCGGCAGCAGTTGAGTGCCTCTATCATTGCCATTACCGGATCGGTGGGCAAAACCACGACCAAAGAGCTGATCGCCGCAGCTCTGGCAACCCAGGGGCCAGTCCTCAAGACCCAGGCCAACTACAACAACGAAATTGGCGTGCCCAAAACGCTGCTGCAGCTAGACCAAGAGCATGCATTTGGGGTAGTTGAGATGGGCATGAGAGGGCCGGGAGAAATTGCCCTCCTGACTCAAATTGCCCAACCTGACGTAGCTGTTATCACCAATGTGGGGACGGCGCATATTGGCCGTTTGGGATCGGAGCAGGCGATTGCCGATGCTAAGTGCGAGCTGTTGGCAGAGCTGCCTGCTGGCGGCATAGCGGTGCTCAACCACGACAATGCTCGGCTTATGGCGACAGCAAAGCGAGCTTGGTCGGGTCGGCAAATTATTTTTGGCCTAGAGGGGGGCGACGTTCGAGGTCACCTAGTCGATGCTGAAACGCTAGACGTGGAGGGGGTGCGGCTGCCCCTACCCCTGCCGGGACAGCACAACGCCTTGAACTACCTGGCTGCCATTGCCGTGATGCAGGCGCTGCACCTGGATTGGACCAAGCTGGCCTATGGGCTCACGGTAGAGCTGCCCAGCGGGCGAGCTAAACGGCTAGCGCTGGCCCCCGACATCATGATTCTGGATGAAACTTACAATGCTGGGCTAGAGTCAATGCTGGCGGCTGTGCAACTGCTGGCCGCGACCCCCGGAACGCGGCGAATTGCGGTGCTGGGCACAATGAAGGAGCTGGGCGATCGCTCTGTGGAGTTCCACCACCAAGTGGGACAGCAGGTAGGGCAGCTGGGGCTTGATCATCTTTGTGTTTTGGCCGATCCGGCAGAGGCCGCAGCGCTAGCCGCCGGAGCCGTGCCCGTACCAACACAAATATTTGAAACCCTAGATAATCTGATCGAGCACTTGAAGGGCCTTGTCCAGCCGGGGGATCGCCTGCTGTTTAAAGCTTCGCGAGCAGTTGCCTTGGATCGGGCAGTCGATGCTCTGGTGCAGTCTTTGTCACCCACGTTGTAA
- a CDS encoding phage holin family protein encodes MGFITSFLIIAVVTAISLLIISKIPPLGVEVVSFSKALQSGIVFGILNGVAGFIFQFLGWPLFVVLTLGFSLLILLLINVIVFSLTAKLVEGFSLRYGIWSAVLGAIALSFVNGVIFWLLGQFGVTVA; translated from the coding sequence ATGGGATTCATCACCTCTTTCTTAATCATTGCCGTTGTTACTGCTATTAGCCTACTGATCATCTCCAAAATCCCGCCTCTTGGGGTTGAAGTTGTGAGCTTTAGCAAGGCACTTCAGTCTGGGATTGTATTCGGCATTCTTAATGGTGTTGCCGGGTTCATTTTTCAGTTTCTCGGATGGCCTCTATTTGTGGTGTTGACTTTGGGCTTTTCTCTTCTAATTTTGCTTTTAATTAATGTCATTGTGTTCAGCTTGACAGCAAAATTAGTTGAAGGATTTAGCCTGAGATATGGTATTTGGAGCGCCGTTCTAGGAGCTATTGCTTTAAGTTTTGTAAACGGTGTTATCTTTTGGCTGCTAGGCCAGTTTGGTGTGACAGTTGCCTAA
- a CDS encoding neutral zinc metallopeptidase, with amino-acid sequence MKWETGRRSRNIEDRRGRGMATRGGRGVSVGGGRGVAVGGGFGTLLLMLLVAFLGGDPSDMLSGGSAGGDYYAAPGATSPQEEQLADFTSAVLADTEDTWHAIFQEQIGQPYQEPRLVLFSGSVDSACGFAQAAMGPFYCPADERVYIDLSFYEDLKYQLQAPGDFAQAYVISHEVGHHVQNLLGISSQVRRLQQRASTTDANDLSVRLELQADCFAGVWANHAQRSRQILEQGDVEEALNAASQIGDDRLQQETRGYVTPDSFTHGSSEQRVRWFQQGIQTGELAECNTFDVASL; translated from the coding sequence ATGAAATGGGAAACGGGACGGCGCAGCCGCAACATTGAAGACCGTCGAGGCCGAGGGATGGCCACTCGGGGCGGCCGAGGGGTGAGTGTTGGGGGCGGCCGAGGAGTCGCTGTTGGGGGCGGCTTTGGCACTTTGTTGCTAATGCTGCTTGTGGCGTTTTTGGGCGGTGATCCCTCAGACATGCTGTCGGGAGGGTCTGCGGGTGGGGATTACTACGCGGCCCCAGGCGCAACTTCGCCTCAGGAGGAGCAGCTAGCTGACTTTACGTCTGCCGTATTGGCCGATACCGAAGATACCTGGCATGCCATTTTCCAAGAACAAATTGGCCAGCCCTATCAGGAACCCCGGCTTGTTCTTTTTTCGGGTTCTGTAGACTCTGCCTGTGGATTTGCTCAGGCAGCAATGGGACCGTTCTACTGCCCTGCTGATGAGAGAGTCTATATCGACTTGAGCTTCTACGAAGACCTGAAGTATCAGCTCCAGGCTCCCGGTGACTTTGCTCAGGCATACGTCATTTCCCACGAAGTCGGCCATCATGTTCAGAACCTGCTAGGCATTTCCAGTCAGGTGCGGCGGCTGCAGCAGCGGGCTAGCACCACCGACGCCAACGATCTCTCTGTCCGGCTAGAGCTTCAGGCAGACTGTTTTGCCGGGGTGTGGGCCAACCATGCTCAACGATCTCGGCAAATCTTGGAGCAGGGCGACGTTGAAGAAGCGCTTAATGCGGCTAGTCAAATAGGCGATGACCGCCTGCAGCAGGAGACAAGGGGCTATGTCACCCCCGATTCTTTTACCCACGGCAGCTCTGAACAGAGGGTGCGTTGGTTTCAGCAGGGCATTCAAACTGGGGAACTAGCCGAATGCAATACGTTTGATGTCGCTAGCCTCTAA
- a CDS encoding COP23 domain-containing protein, with product MVRIPRLVRFFALAGSFGLLVTVPLLEQASFAQTAEPAAEPTADANESRFSCQLQNGQYTVMYLPQSQPNQGYPWAVPEDMGSAWPAERRCQEISRRLELYRPDGLVEMQTGVENGYNTVCVTTQQVPTCRIVFTVPSGQDPAGTRDRVFENLAVADRGEMTQGVNTFVEGSNILDQLGNVLNLPTTQRSASGINLRPFLAPIDGGTGARLAPGSTAPAGRPLNPDSFR from the coding sequence ATGGTGCGTATTCCCCGGTTAGTTCGATTTTTTGCGTTAGCAGGCAGTTTTGGCCTACTCGTGACGGTCCCGCTCCTAGAGCAGGCCAGCTTCGCTCAAACGGCCGAGCCTGCTGCCGAGCCTACGGCTGATGCTAATGAGTCTCGCTTTAGCTGCCAATTGCAGAACGGTCAATACACGGTTATGTACCTGCCTCAGAGCCAGCCCAACCAGGGGTATCCTTGGGCCGTGCCTGAAGACATGGGGAGCGCTTGGCCCGCCGAGCGCCGCTGCCAGGAGATTAGCCGCCGCCTTGAACTCTACCGCCCAGATGGTCTGGTGGAAATGCAGACCGGAGTTGAGAACGGCTACAACACAGTCTGTGTAACGACTCAGCAGGTGCCAACTTGCCGCATCGTCTTCACGGTTCCCAGCGGGCAAGATCCGGCGGGAACTCGCGATCGTGTCTTTGAGAACCTGGCAGTCGCTGACCGAGGCGAAATGACTCAGGGTGTTAACACCTTTGTTGAAGGCAGCAACATTTTGGATCAGCTGGGCAACGTGCTGAATCTACCTACCACCCAACGCTCTGCCTCTGGAATTAACCTCAGACCTTTTCTCGCTCCGATCGATGGTGGCACTGGAGCTCGGCTGGCTCCAGGGTCTACGGCTCCAGCAGGGCGTCCCCTCAATCCAGACAGCTTCCGCTAG